The following are encoded in a window of Thiovulum sp. ES genomic DNA:
- a CDS encoding alkylhydroperoxidase AhpD family core domain protein (PFAM: Carboxymuconolactone decarboxylase family~TIGRFAM: uncharacterized peroxidase-related enzyme; alkylhydroperoxidase AhpD family core domain) — translation MAHIDLPEFEEMSPKIQELARPILERSGDLGEIFKLLAIREDIYFATDGMVQNYLIKETELSYDIKESIALLVSVENGCKMCVGVHKSIAKMLGVSEERIEQVLSGVDNIDAEDREKELLRFAIRSSKKDSYKILKEDIDHLKDLGYSETQIIECVAIVGYFNYINTISNVFALGE, via the coding sequence ATGGCACATATAGATTTACCAGAATTTGAGGAGATGTCTCCAAAAATTCAAGAGTTAGCAAGACCAATTTTAGAAAGAAGCGGAGACCTTGGCGAAATTTTTAAGCTTTTAGCAATTCGTGAAGACATCTATTTTGCAACTGATGGAATGGTTCAAAATTACCTCATCAAAGAGACAGAACTTAGTTATGACATTAAAGAATCAATCGCTCTTCTTGTTTCAGTCGAAAACGGCTGTAAAATGTGTGTTGGAGTTCATAAAAGTATCGCAAAAATGCTTGGTGTTTCTGAAGAGAGAATTGAGCAAGTTCTTTCTGGTGTAGATAATATTGATGCTGAAGATAGAGAAAAAGAGCTTTTAAGATTTGCAATTCGATCTTCTAAAAAAGACAGCTATAAAATTCTCAAAGAAGATATTGACCATTTAAAAGATTTGGGATACAGCGAAACTCAAATTATTGAATGTGTTGCAATTGTGGGATATTTTAACTATATAAATACTATATCAAATGTTTTTGCTTTGGGAGAATAG